The following are from one region of the Luteimonas sp. MC1572 genome:
- a CDS encoding protein-L-isoaspartate(D-aspartate) O-methyltransferase: protein MIQRIRLQPEAIGVGMTSQRARDRLIERLRGHGIVDERVLNAIRTVPRHLFIDEALATRAYEDTALPIGHGQTISQPWVVARMTEALFADGVQPRRVLEIGTGSGYQAAILGALGLEVFTVERIGELLRVARKRFRSLGLNVRSKHDDGRIGWPEEAPFDGILVTAGAPALVDALTAQLAPGGVLVAPVGMGGAQSLLRLRKDAEGNVVQDVLANVAFVPLLSGMID, encoded by the coding sequence ATGATCCAGCGCATCCGCCTGCAGCCCGAAGCGATCGGCGTCGGCATGACCTCGCAGCGCGCGCGTGACCGGCTCATCGAGCGGCTGCGCGGCCACGGCATCGTCGACGAGCGCGTGCTCAACGCGATCCGCACGGTGCCGCGACACCTGTTCATCGACGAGGCGCTCGCCACCCGCGCCTACGAGGACACCGCACTGCCCATCGGCCACGGCCAGACCATTTCGCAGCCGTGGGTGGTGGCGCGCATGACCGAAGCCCTGTTCGCCGACGGCGTGCAGCCCAGGCGCGTGCTGGAGATCGGCACCGGCTCCGGCTACCAGGCGGCGATCCTCGGTGCGCTTGGCCTGGAGGTGTTCACGGTCGAGCGCATCGGCGAGCTGCTGCGCGTTGCGCGCAAGCGGTTCCGCTCGCTGGGCCTCAACGTGCGCAGCAAGCATGACGACGGCCGCATCGGCTGGCCGGAGGAAGCGCCGTTCGATGGCATCCTGGTCACCGCGGGCGCGCCGGCGCTGGTCGATGCGCTGACCGCGCAGCTTGCGCCCGGCGGCGTGCTGGTCGCGCCGGTCGGGATGGGCGGTGCGCAGTCGCTGCTGCGCCTGCGCAAGGATGCCGAGGGCAATGTCGTGCAGGACGTGCTGGCCAACGTCGCGTTCGTGCCGCTGCTGTCGGGGATGATCGATTGA
- a CDS encoding exopolysaccharide biosynthesis protein, which translates to MSGGTYGPPQAGEPVDTGSLGEQLSAVIARLPAGEMTLGSLLEVLGDEGLLVIAILLTLVFLIPVSIPGVSTVFGAAILLVGISRLSGRPLWIPARLRTRALPADRLRPALTAGMAWVRRLERVSRPHRMRGVVDGRAAEAFNNLAFIFAALLLMAPFGFVPFSNTLPALALLLYAVGFIQRDGGAVLLGHLATIGTVAYFSVLIGGGGLAIRELMQRMAG; encoded by the coding sequence TTGAGCGGCGGCACGTACGGTCCGCCGCAAGCCGGCGAGCCGGTAGACACAGGCTCGCTTGGCGAGCAGCTGTCCGCGGTCATCGCGCGGCTGCCAGCAGGCGAGATGACGCTCGGCAGCCTGCTCGAGGTGCTGGGCGACGAAGGCCTGCTGGTGATCGCCATCCTGCTCACCCTGGTATTCCTGATCCCGGTGTCGATCCCCGGCGTGAGCACGGTGTTCGGCGCGGCGATCCTGCTGGTCGGCATCAGTCGCCTGTCCGGGCGCCCGCTATGGATCCCGGCGCGGTTGCGCACGCGTGCACTGCCGGCCGACCGCCTGCGCCCGGCGCTCACCGCGGGCATGGCCTGGGTGCGGCGCCTGGAACGCGTCAGTCGTCCGCATCGCATGCGCGGCGTGGTGGACGGCCGTGCGGCGGAGGCATTCAACAACCTTGCTTTCATCTTCGCGGCACTGCTGCTGATGGCGCCGTTCGGATTCGTTCCATTCAGCAACACGCTGCCGGCGCTGGCGCTGCTGCTTTACGCTGTCGGCTTCATCCAGCGCGACGGCGGCGCGGTCCTGCTGGGACACCTGGCCACGATCGGCACGGTCGCGTACTTCAGCGTGCTGATCGGCGGTGGTGGCCTGGCCATCCGCGAGCTGATGCAGCGGATGGCCGGATGA
- a CDS encoding peptidoglycan DD-metalloendopeptidase family protein, translated as MSGRDPERSTPQRMTSHFRATRPLVAITVACVLSVVLAACGSSKVVREGGTSAPRVSAPKHGQSVTVQKGDNLYRLALNNGISPLDLAMWNSVQPPYTIYPGQRLRLYPSAGSDGARVATGTPTTVARPPTSASGRRVEPTQAPPQPTGPAPATSAIGWRWPADGNIVARYVAGDPTRQGIDLAGRAGQPVRAAGDGVVVYSGSGLVGYGELVIVKHDEQWLSAYGHNRRRMVAEGERVKAGQQIAEMGRTGADRDMLHFEIRYNGKPVDPLRYLPTR; from the coding sequence ATGAGCGGCCGCGACCCGGAACGGAGCACACCACAGCGCATGACCAGCCACTTCCGCGCAACGCGCCCCCTCGTCGCCATCACCGTCGCGTGCGTGTTGTCGGTCGTGCTCGCGGCCTGCGGCAGCAGCAAGGTGGTGCGCGAAGGCGGCACGTCGGCGCCGCGGGTGTCGGCCCCCAAGCATGGGCAGTCGGTCACCGTGCAAAAGGGTGACAACCTCTACCGGCTGGCGCTCAACAACGGCATCAGCCCGCTCGACCTGGCGATGTGGAACAGCGTGCAGCCGCCTTACACCATCTATCCCGGACAACGGCTGCGGCTGTATCCGTCCGCGGGTTCGGACGGCGCGCGCGTCGCCACCGGCACCCCGACCACGGTGGCGCGGCCGCCCACCAGCGCCAGCGGCCGTCGCGTCGAGCCGACCCAGGCACCGCCGCAGCCCACCGGCCCCGCGCCGGCGACCAGCGCCATCGGCTGGCGCTGGCCCGCGGACGGCAACATCGTGGCCCGCTACGTGGCCGGCGATCCCACCCGCCAGGGCATCGACCTTGCCGGCCGGGCGGGGCAGCCCGTGCGTGCCGCCGGCGACGGCGTGGTGGTGTATTCCGGTTCCGGCCTGGTCGGCTACGGCGAACTTGTGATCGTCAAGCATGACGAGCAGTGGCTGTCGGCCTACGGACACAACCGCCGGCGCATGGTCGCCGAAGGCGAGCGCGTGAAGGCCGGGCAGCAGATCGCCGAGATGGGCCGTACCGGGGCCGATCGCGACATGCTGCACTTCGAGATCCGCTACAACGGCAAGCCGGTCGACCCGCTGCGCTACCTGCCGACGCGCTGA
- a CDS encoding Mth938-like domain-containing protein, which yields MQIAHELPDFDFVLRGADGRSALVNELRLEASFIITPRQLITGWAATDVASLEPEMLEPLLALDPEVVVLGTGEAQGFPPPRTLAACLRRGVGLEAMTNAAAARTYSVLASEGRRVVAAFIINA from the coding sequence ATGCAGATCGCCCACGAACTTCCCGATTTCGACTTCGTCCTGCGCGGCGCCGACGGCCGCTCGGCGCTGGTCAACGAGCTGCGCCTGGAGGCGAGTTTCATCATCACGCCCAGGCAGCTGATCACCGGCTGGGCGGCCACCGACGTGGCCAGCCTGGAGCCGGAGATGCTCGAGCCGCTGCTGGCGCTCGATCCCGAAGTGGTGGTGCTGGGCACCGGCGAGGCGCAGGGCTTTCCGCCGCCGCGCACGCTGGCGGCCTGCCTGCGCCGCGGCGTGGGCCTCGAGGCGATGACCAATGCCGCAGCGGCGCGCACCTACAGCGTGCTGGCCAGCGAAGGCCGCCGCGTGGTCGCGGCGTTCATCATCAACGCCTGA
- the yhbY gene encoding ribosome assembly RNA-binding protein YhbY — translation MNVDLTSAQTRFLRGQAHDLKAMLQIGGKGLTPAVVAELDGALEHHELIKVKVAAADRESRDALIADLARQSGAALVQRIGHVAVLYRPSRDKRQIVLPRG, via the coding sequence ATGAACGTCGACCTGACCTCCGCCCAGACCCGTTTCCTGCGCGGCCAGGCCCACGACCTGAAGGCCATGCTGCAAATCGGTGGCAAGGGCCTGACCCCTGCCGTCGTGGCCGAACTCGATGGTGCCCTCGAGCACCATGAACTGATCAAGGTGAAGGTGGCCGCTGCCGACCGCGAGTCGCGCGACGCGCTGATCGCCGACCTTGCCAGGCAGAGTGGTGCCGCGCTGGTCCAGCGCATCGGCCACGTGGCCGTGCTTTACCGCCCCAGCCGCGACAAGCGCCAGATCGTGCTGCCGCGCGGCTGA
- the rlmE gene encoding 23S rRNA (uridine(2552)-2'-O)-methyltransferase RlmE, with protein MATRSKSSQRWLKEHFSDPYVKKAQAEGMRSRAAYKLEELVARDRLLKPGMTVVDLGAAPGGWSQWVRQALGDSGRVVALDILDMPPLAGVDFLHGDFRDAVVLSQLESMLGGEPVDLVLSDMAPNKSGMDAVDQPRVMHLAELAMEFADQHLRPGGALLIKLFHGVGFDDYVRELRRRYTKVAIRKPAASRKRSPEVYALAQGKLAHIK; from the coding sequence ATGGCCACCCGCAGCAAGAGCAGCCAGCGCTGGCTCAAGGAACACTTCTCCGATCCCTACGTCAAGAAGGCGCAGGCGGAGGGGATGCGCTCGCGCGCGGCGTACAAGCTCGAGGAGCTGGTCGCCCGCGACCGCCTGCTGAAGCCCGGCATGACCGTGGTCGACCTCGGCGCCGCCCCGGGTGGCTGGTCGCAGTGGGTCCGCCAGGCGCTCGGGGACAGCGGCCGCGTGGTCGCCCTCGACATCCTGGACATGCCGCCGCTCGCCGGCGTCGACTTCCTTCATGGCGATTTCAGGGACGCTGTGGTGCTCTCGCAGCTTGAATCCATGCTGGGCGGCGAGCCCGTCGACCTTGTGTTGTCCGACATGGCCCCCAACAAGAGTGGTATGGACGCCGTCGACCAGCCGCGGGTGATGCACCTGGCGGAGCTGGCCATGGAGTTCGCCGACCAGCACCTGCGTCCCGGTGGCGCGCTGCTGATCAAGCTGTTCCACGGCGTGGGATTCGACGACTACGTGCGCGAGCTGCGTCGGCGATACACCAAGGTGGCGATCCGCAAGCCGGCGGCATCGCGCAAGCGTTCGCCGGAAGTCTATGCCCTGGCGCAGGGCAAGCTGGCACACATCAAGTAA
- the ftsH gene encoding ATP-dependent zinc metalloprotease FtsH yields MNDLVKNLMLWVVVAVVLMAVFNSFSPKVAADQDVIYSQFMTDVRNDRIKAVDISSDERSIKFERKDGSQGATTAPRRDEKMVDDLINHNVEIKQAPPESGVTLWSLLLNFLPVLLIIGFWFFMMRQMQQGGSKGAMSFGRSRAKLLNEDQVKVTFADVAGCDEAKEEVSELVEFLRDPSRFQKLGGKIPRGVLMVGPPGTGKTLLARAIAGEAKVPFFSISGSDFVEMFVGVGASRVRDMFEQAKKHAPCIIFIDEIDAVGRHRGAGLGGGHDEREQTLNQLLVEMDGFEGGEGVIVVAATNRPDVLDPALLRPGRFDRQVVVGLPDVRGREQILQVHMRKVPRADDVEPMVVARGTPGFSGADLANLVNEAALFAARENAKEVRMDHFDKARDKILMGAERRSMAMSEEEKTNTAYHEAGHAIVGRLVPDHDPVYKVTIIPRGRALGVTQFLPEGDRYSSTRESLHSRLATLYGGRVAEELIFGADKVTTGASNDIERATKMARNMVTKWGLSDELGPIAYGEEEDEVFLGRSVTQHKSVSDETARRIDEEVREILDNAFNRTKAILTENIDKLHAMAKLLLEYETIDVPQIDAIMEGRDPPPPIGWNKDKSAGSGKDGKGDPQPMPPIAGPAAQT; encoded by the coding sequence ATGAACGACCTGGTCAAGAATCTGATGCTGTGGGTGGTGGTCGCCGTCGTGCTGATGGCGGTCTTCAACAGCTTCAGCCCCAAGGTGGCAGCCGACCAGGACGTGATCTATTCGCAGTTCATGACCGACGTCCGCAACGACCGCATCAAGGCCGTGGACATCTCCAGCGACGAGCGCTCCATCAAGTTCGAGCGCAAGGACGGCAGCCAGGGCGCGACCACCGCGCCGCGCCGCGACGAGAAGATGGTCGACGACCTGATCAACCACAACGTGGAGATCAAGCAGGCGCCGCCGGAGTCGGGCGTCACGCTGTGGTCGCTGCTGCTCAACTTCCTGCCGGTGCTGCTGATCATCGGCTTCTGGTTCTTCATGATGCGGCAGATGCAGCAGGGCGGAAGCAAGGGCGCGATGTCCTTCGGCCGTTCGCGCGCCAAGCTGCTCAACGAGGACCAGGTCAAGGTCACTTTCGCCGACGTCGCCGGCTGCGACGAGGCCAAGGAAGAAGTGTCCGAGCTGGTCGAGTTCCTGCGCGATCCGTCGCGCTTCCAGAAGCTCGGCGGCAAGATCCCGCGCGGCGTGCTGATGGTCGGCCCGCCCGGCACCGGCAAGACGCTGCTGGCGCGCGCCATCGCCGGCGAGGCCAAGGTGCCGTTCTTCTCGATCTCCGGTTCCGACTTCGTCGAGATGTTCGTCGGCGTGGGCGCGTCGCGCGTGCGCGACATGTTCGAGCAGGCCAAGAAGCATGCGCCGTGCATCATCTTCATCGACGAGATCGACGCCGTCGGCCGCCACCGCGGTGCCGGCCTGGGCGGCGGGCATGACGAGCGCGAGCAGACGCTGAACCAGCTGCTGGTCGAGATGGACGGCTTCGAGGGCGGCGAGGGCGTGATCGTGGTCGCCGCCACCAACCGCCCCGACGTGCTCGATCCGGCGCTGCTGCGCCCGGGCCGCTTCGACCGCCAGGTCGTGGTGGGCCTGCCCGATGTGCGCGGCCGCGAGCAGATCCTGCAGGTGCACATGCGCAAGGTGCCGCGGGCCGACGATGTCGAGCCGATGGTGGTCGCGCGCGGCACGCCCGGCTTCTCCGGCGCGGACCTCGCCAACCTGGTCAACGAGGCGGCGCTGTTCGCGGCGCGCGAGAACGCGAAGGAAGTCCGCATGGACCACTTCGACAAGGCGCGCGACAAGATCCTGATGGGCGCCGAGCGCCGTTCGATGGCGATGAGCGAGGAAGAGAAGACCAACACCGCCTACCACGAGGCGGGCCACGCCATTGTCGGGCGCCTGGTTCCGGATCATGACCCGGTCTACAAGGTCACGATCATTCCGCGCGGCCGCGCGCTGGGCGTGACCCAGTTCCTGCCCGAGGGCGACCGCTACAGCTCCACCCGCGAAAGCCTGCACAGCCGCCTGGCGACGCTGTACGGCGGCCGCGTCGCCGAGGAGCTGATCTTCGGCGCGGACAAGGTCACCACTGGTGCGTCCAACGACATCGAGCGCGCGACCAAGATGGCGCGCAACATGGTCACCAAGTGGGGTCTGTCCGACGAGCTGGGCCCGATCGCCTATGGCGAGGAGGAGGACGAGGTGTTCCTCGGGCGTTCGGTCACGCAGCACAAGAGCGTGTCCGACGAGACCGCGCGCAGGATCGACGAGGAGGTTCGCGAGATCCTCGACAACGCGTTCAACCGCACCAAGGCCATCCTCACAGAGAACATCGACAAGCTGCACGCCATGGCGAAACTGCTGCTCGAGTACGAGACCATCGACGTGCCGCAGATCGACGCCATCATGGAAGGCCGCGACCCGCCGCCGCCAATCGGCTGGAACAAGGACAAGTCGGCAGGTTCCGGCAAGGACGGCAAGGGCGACCCGCAGCCCATGCCGCCGATCGCAGGGCCCGCCGCGCAGACCTGA
- a CDS encoding tetratricopeptide repeat protein, which produces MSDWTASLRRGLAEFRRRRVFRVMAVYLVVAWLLVQVADATFEPLALPEWSTRLLIVLLALGFVLACALAWIYDIGPRGIERTSLPAPGPGPQPSRDTRAAPASPLAASAAVANAAPEAAGVPADEASVAILPFSDLSETHDQDFFCDGLAEEILNALTRVSGLRVASRTSSFRFRDGATDIREIGRQLRVAAIMEGSVRKAGEQVRVTAQLVDAGTGYHLWSHNFDRRLEDIFAIQEEIARKVVELMRPSLKPTVELDLQRYAPRDMRAYEFYLRGRQLEQRTTTLSWRQAPQMFRKAIEIDPGYAHAHAGLADALVELALWRLEPPHRVLDEARAAARRALELAPELAEAHVAYAHTLSLDGRHDAATTAFERALELDPTLYVAHYYFARHCFAQGAFARAVDLFESAHAADPGEFQALALAVNAAEAAGETTRMQRLMRAALEACLHQVEIDPDNARAHYLAAGLLLHKGDVDGGHRLIQVALGLRPADFDTLYNAACFYAQALEPDRALDLLERAVAAGLGFRDWIEHDSDLANLRDLPRYREILARLD; this is translated from the coding sequence ATGTCCGACTGGACCGCATCGCTGAGGCGCGGCTTGGCCGAATTCCGGCGGCGTCGCGTGTTCCGCGTCATGGCCGTCTATCTCGTGGTCGCCTGGCTGCTGGTCCAGGTGGCCGACGCCACGTTCGAACCGCTGGCGTTGCCGGAATGGTCGACACGGCTGCTGATCGTGCTGCTCGCGCTGGGCTTCGTGCTCGCCTGCGCGCTGGCGTGGATCTACGACATCGGGCCCAGGGGCATCGAACGCACCTCGCTGCCCGCGCCGGGCCCCGGCCCGCAGCCGTCGCGGGATACGCGTGCGGCCCCGGCATCGCCGCTGGCAGCGTCCGCTGCGGTCGCGAACGCGGCCCCGGAGGCCGCGGGCGTCCCAGCCGATGAAGCCTCGGTGGCGATCCTGCCGTTCTCCGACCTCAGCGAGACCCACGACCAGGATTTCTTCTGCGACGGGCTGGCCGAGGAGATCCTCAACGCGCTGACCCGGGTCAGCGGCCTGCGCGTGGCATCGCGGACGTCCTCGTTCCGTTTCCGCGACGGCGCCACCGACATCCGCGAGATCGGCCGCCAGCTCAGGGTCGCCGCGATCATGGAGGGCAGCGTGCGCAAGGCCGGGGAACAGGTCCGCGTGACCGCGCAGCTGGTGGACGCGGGCACCGGCTACCACCTGTGGTCGCACAACTTCGATCGCCGGCTCGAGGACATCTTCGCGATCCAGGAGGAAATCGCGCGCAAGGTGGTCGAGCTGATGCGCCCGTCGCTGAAGCCGACGGTCGAGCTCGACCTGCAGCGCTATGCGCCGCGCGACATGCGCGCCTACGAGTTCTACCTGCGCGGCCGGCAGCTGGAGCAGCGGACCACCACGCTGAGCTGGCGCCAGGCGCCACAGATGTTCCGCAAGGCGATCGAGATCGATCCCGGCTACGCGCATGCGCATGCGGGCCTGGCCGATGCGCTGGTCGAACTGGCGCTATGGCGCCTGGAACCGCCGCATCGTGTGCTGGACGAAGCCCGCGCCGCGGCTCGCCGGGCGCTGGAACTTGCGCCGGAACTCGCCGAAGCGCACGTCGCCTACGCGCACACGCTGTCGCTGGACGGGCGGCACGATGCCGCAACGACCGCCTTCGAGCGTGCGCTCGAACTGGATCCCACGCTGTATGTCGCGCACTACTACTTCGCCAGGCATTGCTTCGCGCAGGGCGCGTTCGCGCGGGCGGTCGACCTGTTCGAATCCGCGCATGCCGCCGACCCGGGGGAATTCCAGGCGCTGGCGCTCGCGGTCAACGCGGCGGAGGCGGCCGGTGAAACCACGCGCATGCAACGGCTGATGCGCGCTGCGCTGGAGGCCTGCCTGCACCAGGTCGAGATCGATCCGGACAACGCCCGCGCGCATTACCTGGCCGCCGGATTGCTGCTGCACAAGGGCGATGTCGACGGCGGGCATCGCCTCATCCAGGTGGCGCTCGGCCTGCGCCCGGCGGACTTCGACACGCTGTACAACGCGGCCTGCTTCTATGCCCAGGCACTTGAGCCGGACCGTGCCCTCGACCTGCTGGAACGGGCGGTCGCCGCCGGGCTGGGGTTCCGCGACTGGATCGAACACGATTCCGACCTGGCCAACCTGCGCGACCTGCCGCGCTACCGCGAGATCCTCGCGCGCCTGGACTGA
- the folP gene encoding dihydropteroate synthase gives MFDTVPQLDCAGRMLRLDRPRVMGIVNVTPDSFSDGGEHADTDAAVAHGLKLAAEGADILDIGGESTRPGSDSVGVEEELRRVVPVIECLARETTLPISIDTYRPEVMRAAVAAGAGMVNDINALRSAGALDAVAELRVPVVLMHMLGEPRSMQDAPDYDDVVGEVHRFLAERIFAAEMAGIERKRIIADPGFGFGKSREHNLALLAQLQRFTELGVPVLAGLSRKRTIGDITGREEARDRVHGSVAAHLIAAQRGAMLLRVHDVAATIDAINVWLAVDAVPMPRPKGQAPSISWPE, from the coding sequence ATGTTCGACACCGTGCCCCAACTCGACTGCGCAGGCCGCATGCTCCGGCTCGACCGACCGCGCGTGATGGGCATCGTCAACGTGACGCCGGATTCGTTCTCCGATGGCGGCGAACACGCCGACACCGATGCGGCAGTCGCCCACGGCCTGAAGCTCGCGGCCGAGGGCGCGGACATCCTCGACATCGGCGGCGAATCCACGCGCCCTGGCTCCGACAGCGTCGGCGTCGAAGAGGAACTGCGCCGCGTGGTGCCGGTGATCGAGTGCCTGGCGCGCGAGACCACGCTGCCGATCAGCATCGACACCTACCGGCCGGAGGTGATGCGCGCCGCGGTCGCGGCCGGCGCCGGCATGGTCAACGACATCAATGCGCTGCGCAGCGCAGGCGCGCTCGATGCGGTCGCGGAGCTGCGCGTGCCGGTCGTGCTGATGCACATGCTCGGCGAGCCGCGTTCGATGCAGGATGCGCCGGACTACGACGACGTGGTCGGTGAAGTGCATCGCTTCCTGGCCGAGCGCATCTTCGCCGCGGAGATGGCCGGCATCGAGCGCAAGCGCATCATCGCCGACCCGGGCTTCGGCTTCGGCAAGTCGCGCGAGCACAACCTGGCGCTTCTTGCCCAACTGCAGCGCTTCACCGAGCTCGGCGTGCCGGTGCTGGCCGGGCTGTCGCGCAAGCGCACGATCGGCGACATCACCGGCCGCGAGGAGGCGCGTGATCGCGTGCACGGCTCGGTCGCCGCGCACCTCATCGCCGCCCAGCGCGGTGCGATGCTGCTGCGTGTCCACGACGTCGCCGCGACCATCGATGCGATCAATGTGTGGCTGGCGGTCGACGCGGTGCCCATGCCGCGCCCGAAGGGCCAGGCACCATCGATCAGCTGGCCCGAGTAA